In one window of Maribacter sp. BPC-D8 DNA:
- a CDS encoding alpha/beta fold hydrolase translates to MNSEKILNKHIFLTHGTFSNRKICDGIALYLTDKGFTCWIMEWRNHGKSSRSEQKFNFETIAKYDIKSTFSFLFNNQNLKNIDCVTHSAGGLILTMFLINNPNYNLKINSITLFGVQAFGAGEKLSSRIKILSSKYLTALLGKVPSKTAGSTEHSESYHTMKQWFDWNLKKNFIGENGFDYLKEMNKITVPILSICAKGDNFIAPKVGCEKFLRAFENDENKFLFYSKENGNLENYNHSRILKSQSSKKEIWPIVENWIINNKTSANTV, encoded by the coding sequence TTGAATTCGGAAAAAATATTAAACAAACATATTTTTTTAACTCACGGAACATTTTCTAACAGAAAAATATGTGATGGAATTGCTTTATACCTGACTGATAAAGGATTTACGTGTTGGATTATGGAATGGAGAAATCACGGAAAGAGCTCGAGGTCAGAGCAAAAATTTAATTTTGAGACTATTGCAAAATATGACATTAAATCAACATTCAGTTTTCTATTTAACAATCAGAATTTAAAAAATATAGATTGTGTAACTCATAGTGCTGGTGGACTTATTTTGACAATGTTTTTAATAAATAATCCGAATTACAATTTAAAAATCAACAGTATTACGCTATTTGGAGTACAAGCATTTGGAGCTGGAGAAAAATTAAGTAGTAGAATAAAAATATTGTCAAGTAAATATTTAACGGCATTATTAGGAAAAGTTCCTTCAAAAACTGCTGGCTCAACTGAACATAGCGAAAGTTACCATACAATGAAACAATGGTTTGATTGGAATTTAAAAAAGAACTTTATTGGAGAAAATGGTTTTGATTATTTAAAAGAAATGAATAAGATTACTGTACCAATATTGTCAATTTGTGCAAAAGGCGATAATTTTATAGCACCAAAAGTAGGTTGTGAGAAATTTCTAAGAGCCTTTGAAAACGACGAAAATAAGTTCCTTTTTTATTCAAAAGAAAATGGAAATTTAGAAAACTATAATCACAGTCGAATTTTAAAATCTCAAAGTTCAAAAAAAGAAATATGGCCAATTGTTGAAAATTGGATTATAAACAACAAAACTAGTGCCAACACTGTTTAA
- a CDS encoding ASCH domain-containing protein: MKHLTILLFLIFISCKNEPKTKTETKTETKTETEMDIENGIDKSVYEMWNNFTESNPEFKNEELPNTEFFDNSEEDYHRYADLIVAGKKRASSGLYIWYKEANVDLPKKGAKLIVTDFNGKARAIIENTKVDTIPFKNISKEYAELDMGTNIKPLEEWKKAHWEIFANSLEQNGQKATDEILVVCEWFETIWTEKY; this comes from the coding sequence ATGAAACATTTAACTATCCTTCTTTTTTTAATATTTATAAGTTGTAAAAACGAGCCTAAAACCAAAACGGAGACGAAAACGGAGACGAAAACGGAAACGGAAATGGATATTGAAAATGGAATTGACAAATCTGTTTATGAAATGTGGAATAATTTTACGGAATCAAATCCTGAATTTAAAAATGAAGAACTCCCAAATACTGAATTTTTTGACAATAGTGAAGAAGATTATCATCGATATGCAGACCTAATTGTTGCCGGAAAAAAGAGGGCAAGTTCTGGTTTATATATTTGGTATAAAGAAGCAAATGTTGATTTACCAAAAAAAGGGGCAAAACTTATTGTAACGGATTTTAACGGAAAAGCGCGAGCAATAATTGAGAATACAAAGGTAGACACAATACCATTTAAGAACATTTCCAAGGAATATGCTGAATTGGATATGGGAACTAATATTAAACCACTCGAAGAATGGAAAAAAGCACATTGGGAAATTTTTGCGAACTCATTAGAACAAAATGGACAAAAAGCGACAGATGAAATTCTAGTGGTGTGTGAATGGTTTGAAACAATCTGGACGGAAAAGTACTAA
- a CDS encoding DUF6929 family protein: MKISIVIIALLLIVASCKKDSLTFEVANSQTIQNLPSGSGIVAIESGFYAIGDDSPFLYLINTEDEIISKTPIYATENVANGRIVKEDKPDFESLEVITENELIGFGSGSKSPKRDIFLHIFLESEIRVKTYNISDFYNNLRKLKVMENEDLNIEAVAFQKGQIYLFNRGKNLIFNFVYKDFLAYIKDSISFPKPIITEFHLPKINGVESGFSGATILKEESKILFTSSVENTTNAYDDGEILGSFIGTIDMEAANVLNSYEAVIIPNIENPLKVESVAIVDKIEPGEYKVVLITDDDKGNSIKIDGLIEW, encoded by the coding sequence ATGAAAATAAGCATAGTGATAATAGCCTTGTTGCTGATTGTGGCTTCATGCAAAAAAGATAGCTTAACTTTTGAAGTCGCTAATAGTCAAACGATTCAAAATTTACCAAGTGGTTCGGGTATCGTTGCTATAGAAAGCGGTTTTTATGCGATTGGTGATGATTCTCCGTTTTTGTACCTCATAAATACTGAAGATGAAATCATTTCTAAAACACCAATATATGCAACGGAAAATGTAGCGAATGGAAGAATTGTAAAAGAAGACAAGCCAGATTTTGAATCATTAGAAGTGATTACTGAAAATGAATTGATCGGCTTTGGTTCGGGTTCAAAATCACCTAAAAGAGATATTTTTTTACACATTTTCTTAGAAAGTGAAATTAGAGTTAAGACTTATAATATTTCTGATTTCTATAATAATTTAAGAAAATTGAAAGTAATGGAAAATGAAGACCTTAATATAGAAGCTGTAGCTTTTCAAAAAGGTCAAATCTATCTTTTTAATCGTGGCAAGAATTTAATTTTCAACTTTGTTTACAAAGACTTTCTGGCATATATAAAAGATTCAATTTCTTTTCCTAAGCCAATAATAACTGAATTTCACTTACCAAAGATAAACGGAGTTGAATCGGGATTTTCTGGAGCTACCATTTTAAAAGAAGAATCAAAGATTCTATTTACCTCGTCAGTAGAAAACACAACCAATGCTTATGATGATGGAGAAATATTAGGTAGTTTTATTGGTACAATTGATATGGAGGCTGCTAACGTTTTAAATTCATATGAAGCAGTTATTATACCGAATATAGAGAACCCCTTAAAGGTAGAATCTGTAGCAATAGTAGATAAAATAGAACCTGGGGAATATAAAGTGGTGCTTATAACAGATGATGATAAAGGAAATTCTATTAAAATTGACGGTCTAATCGAGTGGTAA
- a CDS encoding transposase encodes MKNSKFSESQIIKGLKENEQGRSVGDVSRELGIDKSTFYY; translated from the coding sequence ATGAAAAACAGCAAATTTAGCGAGAGTCAAATTATCAAGGGTTTAAAAGAAAATGAACAAGGAAGATCCGTTGGAGATGTTTCAAGAGAATTAGGAATTGATAAAAGCACGTTTTACTATTAG
- a CDS encoding IS3 family transposase, whose protein sequence is MVKKVLKPSDKRVRVKYLIKTFVVPIIRACKVVGLSRSMWYYQSKKDDSEVIDKLTALAESYPTRGFDEYYYKIRREGLKWNRKRVLRVYREMKLCLRRKHKKRLVKRIKQPLETPLTLNECWSMDFMSDALTDGRKLRVFNVLDDCNREALVIDAGLSYPARAVIETLDHLKDEIGTPKYVRCDNGPEFTSKTFMNWCKKNFIEIKYTQPGKPMQNGYIERFNLFFREYILDAYYFNDIYQLQKISDNWREDYNFNHPHKSLGNISPKEFKPRFDEEFKFFIKSDLNNNYLSNLEVS, encoded by the coding sequence ATTGTCAAAAAAGTTCTAAAGCCTTCCGACAAGAGAGTTCGTGTAAAGTATCTTATCAAAACGTTTGTAGTTCCAATCATCCGTGCCTGTAAAGTTGTAGGCCTGAGTAGATCGATGTGGTATTACCAAAGTAAGAAAGATGATAGCGAGGTTATTGATAAGCTTACAGCATTAGCGGAATCATACCCAACTAGAGGTTTTGATGAATATTATTACAAGATCCGTCGTGAAGGCTTAAAATGGAACAGAAAACGAGTGTTACGTGTGTACCGCGAGATGAAACTCTGTCTACGGCGTAAACATAAAAAGCGTTTGGTTAAACGTATAAAACAACCTTTGGAAACACCTTTAACACTAAATGAGTGCTGGAGTATGGATTTTATGAGCGATGCGCTTACCGATGGCAGAAAGTTGCGTGTATTTAATGTTTTGGATGATTGTAACAGGGAAGCTCTGGTAATAGATGCAGGACTTTCTTATCCGGCGAGAGCCGTAATTGAAACATTGGATCATTTAAAAGATGAAATAGGAACACCTAAATACGTGAGGTGTGATAATGGTCCGGAGTTTACCTCTAAGACTTTTATGAACTGGTGTAAAAAGAATTTTATAGAAATAAAATATACACAACCGGGAAAGCCAATGCAAAACGGATATATAGAACGATTTAATCTTTTTTTTAGAGAATACATATTGGATGCCTATTATTTCAATGACATTTATCAGCTTCAAAAGATAAGCGATAACTGGCGGGAGGATTATAATTTTAACCATCCGCATAAATCATTAGGTAATATATCACCTAAAGAATTCAAGCCCAGATTTGATGAAGAATTTAAATTCTTCATCAAATCTGACCTAAATAATAATTATTTATCGAATTTAGAGGTGTCCTAA
- a CDS encoding leucine-rich repeat domain-containing protein — protein MKKIFLILLLISHQFCAGCISDNEKEFLQDLITENSKLAKLGWSFDNDYKQWKGLVIEDCKITTLDLSNFNLSSLPNSIIYLSNLETLKLSGLKIHEMMSRNLFGLKKLKKLHLKEVYLKKVIHLFGRLENLKELKIIKSYINSSEIPIEFLALKELESIDFSENNFKKIPSKILELKKLKYISFKDNKYLEGDISLFNSLTQLEYLDFSNTAITGTYTPLSVNLKYLNLSNPGWSLNVDISNINKLEVLKLEKCKLKALTGIEKQEQLTSLNIKDNYFSGLNVSNFIRLDSINISKNELVNLPLFPKKTIAYLNFSSNPVFEFTEQDFKVLSKVKSLDLSNMILSNLPITIKNLKKCEVLNLSNNKLEVLPKEINNLQSLKKLNLSKNELHNLAINGLVNLTSLDLRENNLSEFNLKLKHLKKLNLLDNSFTKIPDIIYSYEDLECFMINDFTLKQVPEKVLSFKKMKEFYVPFEGYHDDVLCKLKARGVIVNNYNLVCNN, from the coding sequence ATGAAAAAAATATTTTTAATTTTATTATTGATAAGTCATCAGTTTTGCGCGGGTTGTATTAGTGATAATGAAAAAGAATTTTTACAAGATTTGATTACTGAAAATTCTAAATTAGCTAAACTTGGTTGGAGTTTCGATAACGATTATAAACAATGGAAAGGACTTGTAATAGAAGACTGTAAGATTACAACATTGGATTTAAGTAATTTTAATTTAAGCAGCTTACCAAATTCTATTATTTATTTATCAAATTTAGAAACCTTAAAGCTATCTGGTTTAAAAATTCATGAGATGATGTCAAGAAACTTATTTGGCTTAAAGAAATTAAAAAAATTACATCTAAAAGAAGTGTATCTTAAAAAGGTTATTCACTTATTTGGAAGATTAGAGAATTTAAAGGAATTAAAAATTATAAAATCATATATAAATTCAAGTGAAATCCCAATAGAATTTTTAGCATTAAAAGAGCTTGAATCTATTGATTTTTCAGAAAATAATTTTAAAAAAATACCAAGCAAAATTTTAGAATTAAAAAAATTAAAATACATTTCATTTAAAGATAATAAATATTTAGAAGGTGATATTAGCTTATTTAATTCATTAACTCAATTAGAGTATCTTGATTTTTCAAACACAGCTATTACTGGTACGTACACCCCCTTATCTGTTAATTTAAAGTATCTAAACTTAAGTAATCCTGGCTGGTCCTTAAACGTTGATATTAGTAATATTAATAAACTTGAAGTTTTAAAATTAGAAAAATGCAAATTAAAAGCGTTAACTGGTATTGAAAAACAAGAACAACTAACAAGTTTAAATATTAAGGATAATTATTTTAGTGGTTTAAACGTTTCAAATTTTATCAGGTTAGACTCTATAAATATTAGTAAAAATGAACTCGTTAACCTTCCTTTATTCCCCAAAAAAACAATAGCATATCTTAATTTTTCATCAAACCCTGTATTTGAGTTTACAGAACAAGATTTTAAAGTTTTATCAAAAGTAAAATCACTTGACTTATCTAATATGATTTTATCAAACTTACCTATTACGATAAAAAATTTAAAAAAATGTGAGGTATTAAACTTATCAAACAATAAATTAGAAGTACTTCCAAAAGAAATTAATAATTTACAATCATTAAAAAAGTTAAATCTTTCTAAAAATGAATTACATAATTTAGCTATAAATGGTTTAGTCAATTTAACCAGTTTAGACTTAAGAGAGAATAACTTGAGTGAGTTTAATTTAAAATTAAAGCACTTAAAAAAATTAAATTTACTAGATAACAGTTTTACAAAAATACCTGATATTATTTATAGCTATGAAGATTTAGAATGTTTTATGATCAACGATTTCACACTTAAACAGGTTCCTGAAAAAGTATTATCATTTAAAAAAATGAAAGAATTCTATGTGCCGTTTGAAGGGTATCATGATGATGTTCTATGTAAGCTAAAAGCAAGAGGAGTAATAGTAAACAATTATAATTTAGTGTGTAATAACTAA
- a CDS encoding tail fiber domain-containing protein, giving the protein MPTKYFVFLLFTMMVNFTSIAQEVEAINKKGSIVTVNNNTVTTALTAPTNPIENDVWLDTSDNENTRPKIWTGTAWVTLDYTGTPGSIFYTGATNNPTQDNNNLFWDTTSSSLGLGTNTPDARLDVEGGTVRLSDYGGGTITGTATNILAVEADGDVIELDVASLGTDNQTATEVNITDVVDNFTATNVEDALTELYTTINTVGNAWGDLGNSGTDDTVNFIGTTDDQDLIFKRNNISAGILDASNAAFGVNSLSVNTTGSDNASLGLNSLRYNTDGNSNTALGKDALLSNVTGSSNTATGTGSLSGNTTGSSNTATGTFALAGNTIGASNTAVGSLSLNKNIGGSENTAIGVNSLTQNTSGTKNTASGVFALFDNTTGTNNTVSGYESLSFNTSGDYNTALGSNALYSNTTANENTAVGANSLYSNKTGTNNTAMGANALNANTTASNNTAVGKNALLVNSSGSSNVALGVLALSTNNGHYNTATGANALAANTTASFNTANGFNSLNANTTGSSNTGLGANSLFSNLTGAANTALGANSLNSNLSGSNNTATGSGSLNGNTTGASNTAIGANSLNGNTTGNHNVASGTNSLFKNTTGSGNIASGVNSLFNNTTGTYNIALGFGSLNGNIVGNYNIAIGVNSLRINEASHNTAIGTSSLFDNTTGIGNTASGYSSLPNNITGNYNTAMGYLALNLNTTGDNNTSLGYHSSRILTTGSSNIAVGHRSLDNVTTGSNNIGIGYLSNVPNGAANNQVRIGGTAVTYAGVQVAWTITSDRRWKNTINDSNLGLSFINELRPVSYYRNNDESAKLEYGFIAQELKEVLKNNDAENSGIISEDTEGMLSVRYNDLMAPMVKAMQEQTEEIKVLKEEKAAINKRLQALEKAILELQNK; this is encoded by the coding sequence ATGCCTACAAAATATTTTGTGTTTTTACTGTTTACGATGATGGTAAATTTTACCAGTATCGCACAAGAAGTAGAAGCCATCAATAAAAAAGGAAGCATAGTTACCGTAAATAATAATACGGTCACTACAGCTTTAACGGCACCCACCAACCCTATTGAAAATGATGTTTGGTTAGATACTTCAGATAATGAAAATACGAGACCTAAGATATGGACTGGCACAGCATGGGTAACTCTTGACTATACAGGTACCCCTGGATCTATTTTTTATACTGGTGCTACCAATAATCCTACTCAAGATAACAATAATCTTTTTTGGGACACAACCTCTTCAAGCCTAGGTCTGGGAACGAATACCCCAGATGCCAGATTGGATGTAGAAGGTGGCACTGTTCGCTTATCTGACTATGGCGGCGGCACTATTACAGGAACAGCAACCAATATATTGGCGGTAGAAGCCGACGGCGATGTTATTGAATTAGACGTAGCCAGCTTAGGAACGGACAACCAAACTGCGACCGAGGTAAACATCACAGATGTTGTAGACAATTTTACCGCGACCAATGTTGAAGATGCACTTACAGAATTGTATACAACAATTAATACTGTTGGTAATGCTTGGGGTGATCTAGGAAACTCAGGTACCGATGATACCGTAAATTTTATTGGTACTACAGATGATCAAGATTTAATTTTTAAACGAAATAATATTTCCGCTGGTATTTTAGACGCTAGCAATGCTGCCTTTGGTGTTAATTCGTTATCCGTAAACACAACTGGTTCTGATAATGCTAGTTTAGGACTTAATTCGCTTAGATATAATACGGATGGGAATAGTAATACAGCATTAGGTAAAGATGCTCTTTTGTCTAATGTTACAGGTAGCTCCAATACAGCTACAGGTACAGGCTCACTTTCTGGAAACACTACTGGTAGTAGTAATACAGCAACAGGTACGTTTGCATTAGCAGGGAATACCATAGGTGCGAGTAATACTGCGGTTGGTTCATTATCCTTAAATAAGAATATCGGAGGAAGTGAGAACACGGCTATAGGTGTTAATTCACTTACACAAAACACCTCTGGAACAAAGAATACAGCAAGTGGTGTATTTGCTCTTTTTGATAATACTACAGGAACTAACAATACAGTAAGTGGTTATGAATCTCTCTCATTTAATACTTCAGGAGATTATAATACCGCTTTGGGATCAAATGCGCTGTATTCTAATACTACCGCAAACGAAAACACAGCGGTTGGTGCAAATTCACTGTATTCTAATAAAACAGGAACTAATAACACCGCAATGGGAGCAAATGCACTTAATGCGAATACGACAGCAAGTAATAATACGGCAGTTGGTAAAAATGCTTTGCTAGTAAATTCTTCCGGAAGTAGCAATGTAGCCTTGGGGGTGTTAGCGCTTTCTACCAATAATGGGCATTATAATACGGCTACAGGAGCAAATGCTTTAGCTGCAAATACAACAGCAAGTTTTAATACAGCAAATGGTTTTAATTCACTTAATGCCAATACAACAGGAAGCAGCAATACAGGGCTTGGTGCAAACTCGCTTTTTTCTAATTTAACAGGTGCTGCTAATACTGCATTGGGTGCTAATTCACTTAATAGTAACCTTTCAGGAAGTAATAACACGGCAACAGGAAGTGGTTCTCTTAACGGTAATACAACAGGAGCTAGCAATACGGCAATTGGAGCAAATTCGCTTAATGGTAATACTACAGGAAATCATAATGTAGCAAGTGGTACAAATTCACTTTTCAAGAATACAACAGGAAGTGGTAATATAGCAAGCGGTGTAAATTCACTCTTCAATAATACAACAGGAACTTATAATATCGCATTAGGATTTGGCTCTCTTAATGGAAATATAGTTGGAAATTATAATATAGCTATAGGTGTAAATAGTTTACGAATAAATGAAGCGAGTCATAATACCGCAATTGGAACTAGTTCTCTTTTTGATAATACAACAGGAATTGGTAATACTGCATCTGGTTATAGTTCATTGCCAAATAATATCACAGGAAATTATAATACTGCCATGGGGTATCTTGCCTTAAATTTGAATACAACAGGAGATAATAATACTAGTCTAGGTTATCATTCTTCTAGAATACTAACTACCGGAAGCAGTAATATAGCTGTTGGTCACAGATCCTTAGACAATGTAACTACAGGAAGTAACAATATTGGAATAGGCTATTTGTCTAATGTTCCTAACGGTGCAGCTAACAATCAAGTAAGAATTGGTGGTACAGCAGTAACATATGCAGGTGTACAAGTAGCATGGACTATTACATCTGATAGAAGATGGAAAAACACAATTAATGACTCTAATCTAGGCTTAAGTTTTATAAATGAATTACGCCCAGTTTCGTATTACCGAAATAATGATGAAAGTGCTAAACTTGAATATGGTTTTATTGCTCAAGAGTTAAAAGAAGTATTAAAAAATAATGATGCAGAAAACAGCGGAATTATATCTGAAGATACGGAAGGCATGCTAAGCGTTAGATATAACGATTTAATGGCGCCAATGGTAAAAGCTATGCAAGAGCAAACAGAAGAAATTAAAGTATTAAAAGAAGAGAAGGCGGCAATAAATAAGCGTTTACAGGCTTTGGAAAAAGCCATTCTTGAGTTGCAAAATAAATAA
- a CDS encoding DUF2314 domain-containing protein, producing the protein MGIFGKLFGNKNEKEESNEEKEIFYAQQDDKMEDAYLKAQQNFKYFWRELYWEYRRIVPAQDLAIVKIPFKQKVNELEDPIVEHMWINEINFDGEKINGVLMNAPNELTNVAIGDSVSVVLDEISDWMLAIQGKTYGGYTIQVLRSNMSEKERKNHDNAWGLDFGDFNDIQVVFEQKEHPENLLEHPMAKNMAEQAREFFKENPNEIEVIDENGNNMLHRESIAGNKTTIDILLELGADKTMKNKKGKTAFDYAKQMNWEHIVDAVDN; encoded by the coding sequence ATGGGAATATTTGGAAAACTATTTGGGAACAAAAACGAAAAAGAAGAATCAAATGAGGAGAAAGAAATATTCTATGCCCAACAAGATGATAAAATGGAAGACGCGTATTTGAAGGCGCAACAGAATTTTAAATATTTTTGGAGAGAGTTATATTGGGAATATAGGCGAATAGTTCCTGCGCAAGATTTGGCAATAGTTAAAATACCTTTCAAGCAAAAAGTTAATGAATTGGAAGATCCTATTGTTGAACATATGTGGATCAATGAGATTAATTTTGATGGAGAAAAAATTAATGGGGTTTTAATGAACGCTCCAAATGAATTAACAAATGTTGCTATTGGCGATAGCGTATCGGTAGTATTAGATGAAATAAGCGATTGGATGCTGGCTATACAGGGAAAAACTTACGGTGGTTATACGATTCAAGTTCTTCGTTCTAATATGAGTGAGAAAGAAAGAAAAAACCATGATAATGCTTGGGGACTCGATTTTGGAGACTTCAACGATATTCAAGTAGTGTTTGAACAAAAAGAACATCCAGAGAATCTTTTAGAACATCCAATGGCTAAAAATATGGCAGAACAAGCTCGTGAATTCTTTAAGGAAAATCCGAATGAAATTGAGGTAATAGATGAAAATGGTAATAATATGTTGCATAGAGAATCTATTGCTGGTAATAAAACCACCATTGATATTTTATTAGAATTGGGTGCGGACAAAACCATGAAAAATAAAAAAGGAAAAACTGCATTCGACTATGCTAAGCAAATGAATTGGGAACATATCGTTGACGCTGTAGATAACTAG
- a CDS encoding DKNYY domain-containing protein, producing the protein MIKLSTEFDQENENQFYWTDGENVFHRGTEIAGADLNTFEHFYGIWAKDKKTCYSGATRINSADAETFKALNFTYAKDKNNVYSLVGKIKDADPSSFEICDDGKHSLGKSVEWVDKKMFLYDESYVPYGYGKDVNHVYYYNFSGKTKIVKKADTNTFVSLNDSKYGIDENNVFYGFAAIPKANPKTWKKLKEKHFFYSRDGNKIFYLNRLIKDADAESFEVVETPIITGTPPQLGKDKISGFSNDDRISFDELQEEIDYRVDYYNKITEKLK; encoded by the coding sequence ATGATTAAACTTTCGACAGAATTTGACCAGGAAAATGAAAACCAGTTTTATTGGACAGACGGTGAAAATGTTTTTCATAGAGGAACAGAAATAGCAGGAGCTGACCTTAATACTTTCGAACACTTCTATGGTATTTGGGCTAAAGACAAAAAAACGTGTTATTCTGGCGCTACAAGAATTAATAGCGCTGATGCAGAAACGTTCAAAGCATTAAATTTCACTTACGCTAAGGATAAGAACAATGTATATAGTTTAGTGGGTAAAATTAAAGATGCAGATCCCTCTTCTTTTGAAATCTGTGATGACGGCAAACACTCGCTAGGTAAATCAGTAGAATGGGTTGATAAAAAAATGTTTTTATACGACGAATCTTATGTTCCGTATGGTTATGGCAAAGATGTAAACCATGTGTATTACTATAACTTCAGCGGTAAAACTAAAATCGTAAAAAAGGCAGACACGAATACATTTGTTTCATTGAACGATAGTAAGTATGGTATCGATGAAAATAACGTGTTCTATGGTTTTGCTGCTATTCCGAAAGCAAACCCTAAAACATGGAAAAAATTAAAAGAGAAGCATTTTTTTTATTCAAGAGATGGAAATAAAATATTCTATCTCAATCGCTTAATTAAAGATGCTGATGCAGAATCTTTTGAAGTAGTTGAAACCCCAATAATAACAGGCACTCCGCCACAATTGGGAAAAGATAAAATATCAGGATTTAGTAATGACGATAGAATAAGTTTTGATGAACTTCAAGAAGAAATAGACTACCGAGTTGATTATTATAATAAAATAACCGAGAAATTAAAATAA
- a CDS encoding BspA family leucine-rich repeat surface protein has translation MANKIALLLLSMILILSCNKSEENVPEIKPIATYTVNFDTNGGNAIDQLNIKEGNNILKPTDPTKACLDFEIWYTDQDLTNVFDFTTPITSNITLYAGYKENLMPIDRLELIKLIACGVVLDLINTSNVTDMNRLFFGDKTLNGSISDWDVSNVTDMSEMFSKNETFNQDISNWDVSKLVDMSEMFSEAKAFNQNLNSWDVSNVVNMNLTFSRAYIFNQNISGWDVSKVQDMSYLFNQAVVFNQDISAWNITKVKDMAGMFSGATAFDNDITNWDVSNVNNMNGMFSFNTTFNQDIGGWNVSNVTNMASMFLGAEIFNQDISNWDVSNVVNMNVMFAQTDDFNQDIGGWNVSQVVGMNGTFFKAKSFNQDLGDWDVSSVRFMPEMFKGSPFNFDISRWNVSNVENMFEMFRQAVSFNQDLSTWNVSSVQNMSGMFSQTDEFNQDISNWDVSLVTNMQFMFSEAKSFNQDLSAWNMVNVGNISRMFSEASNFNQENIKSWNIQNTTLIEMSLFGTAMPLTFRFDNLPDESPF, from the coding sequence ATGGCAAACAAAATAGCATTATTACTTTTATCGATGATTTTAATACTATCATGTAATAAATCAGAAGAAAATGTGCCAGAAATAAAACCAATCGCAACTTACACTGTAAATTTTGACACAAATGGTGGTAATGCAATCGACCAATTAAATATAAAAGAAGGCAATAATATACTTAAACCAACTGACCCTACAAAAGCATGCCTAGATTTTGAAATTTGGTATACTGATCAAGATTTAACCAACGTATTTGATTTTACTACCCCAATAACAAGTAATATAACATTGTATGCGGGTTATAAAGAAAATTTGATGCCTATCGATAGACTTGAGCTAATCAAATTAATAGCCTGCGGAGTTGTACTAGATTTGATTAACACGAGTAATGTAACTGATATGAATCGACTTTTTTTTGGTGACAAAACATTAAATGGTAGTATATCAGATTGGGATGTTTCTAATGTTACCGACATGTCTGAAATGTTTTCTAAAAATGAGACTTTCAATCAAGATATAAGTAATTGGGATGTTTCTAAATTAGTAGATATGTCTGAAATGTTCAGTGAGGCGAAAGCTTTCAATCAAAATCTTAATAGCTGGGATGTGTCTAATGTTGTAAACATGAATCTAACATTTTCAAGAGCTTATATTTTTAATCAGAATATAAGTGGTTGGGATGTTTCAAAGGTTCAGGACATGTCGTATTTGTTTAATCAAGCAGTTGTTTTTAACCAAGATATTAGTGCTTGGAATATTACTAAAGTTAAAGACATGGCTGGAATGTTTAGTGGTGCAACTGCCTTTGATAATGATATTACAAATTGGGATGTGTCTAATGTGAATAATATGAATGGTATGTTTTCATTTAATACGACATTCAATCAAGATATTGGGGGGTGGAACGTATCCAATGTGACTAACATGGCTAGTATGTTTTTAGGTGCTGAAATTTTCAATCAAGATATCAGTAACTGGGATGTTTCCAATGTGGTGAATATGAATGTAATGTTTGCTCAAACTGATGATTTCAACCAAGATATTGGTGGTTGGAATGTCTCCCAAGTAGTTGGAATGAACGGCACTTTCTTTAAAGCAAAATCTTTTAACCAAGATTTAGGTGATTGGGATGTTTCTAGTGTTCGTTTTATGCCAGAAATGTTTAAAGGCAGCCCATTTAATTTTGATATAAGTCGTTGGAATGTTTCCAATGTGGAGAATATGTTCGAGATGTTTCGTCAAGCGGTATCTTTCAATCAAGATTTAAGTACTTGGAATGTTTCCAGTGTTCAGAATATGTCTGGTATGTTTTCTCAAACAGATGAATTCAATCAAGATATTAGTAATTGGGATGTATCTCTTGTTACTAATATGCAATTCATGTTTTCTGAAGCTAAGTCATTTAATCAAGACCTTAGTGCTTGGAATATGGTTAATGTCGGTAACATTTCGAGAATGTTTTCAGAAGCTTCTAATTTTAATCAAGAAAATATAAAATCATGGAATATTCAAAATACAACATTAATTGAAATGTCCCTATTTGGTACAGCAATGCCTTTAACTTTTCGATTTGATAACCTACCAGATGAAAGTCCATTTTAA